The genomic stretch TCTATTTCGGACATAGGACTTCAATGTCCCTAGGTACCTTATGTCAAAAACACAGGAATTAGTATTATTTAACAAATAATATATTACAAATGTAATAACATTAAAAAGATATATATATTACCTTTCAATTGGATACATCCAACGATAGTGAACTGGCCCAGCAAGTTGTACTTCAGTAGCCAAATGAATAGTTAGATGAACCATCATGTCAAAAAATGAGGGAGGAAAAATCTTTTCCAACTCACAAAGGATCACTGCAATATCTCTCCTCAGACGAGTCATATCCGTAGGAGAGATTACTTTACTACATAACTCTCGAAAATATCTTCTTAATCTAATCAACGGAACTCGAACTGACTTAGATAAGGTTCTACGTAATGCTATTGGCAACAATTGCTGCATCAAAATATGATTGTCATGACTTTTTAGACCAATTATTTTTGGCGATGTCATTTGAACACATCGTGATATGTTAGATGCATAGTCATCTGGAACTTTAATTTGCTTTAAAACCTTGCAAAACATGTTCTTCTCTTTTTTCCCCATTGAAAAAGATGCTGGAGGTAAATAAACTTTCTTTGGTCCTTTCTCAATAGGATGAAGTGTTGTTCTTATCCCCATTTCTTGCAAATCAAGTCATGATTTAAGAttatcttttgtttttccttCCATATTCAGCAATGTCCCACAAATATTTTCGCAcacattcttttcaatatgcataaGGTCAAGATTGTGACGTATCACATTATCCTTCCAATACGGTAAATCAAAAAAAAATACTCAATTTTTTCCAATTAAATGGTAGTGCTGAATTATCATTAATTGTTTTCCCaaatgtaaattttaaaattttcaactcatCCATCACCATGTCTCCTGATAGTGTGGGTGGTGGTCTTCCAAATTCTTCCGTGCCATCAAACAATTGAGCATTTTTTCGAAACACATGATCACTATTTAAAAACTTACGGTGACCCATATAGCAGTATTTTCCACCATTTTTTAACCATTTTGAATGTGTAAATTTATGACATACTGGGCATGCAAGCTGTCCTTTAGTGCTCCATCCTGATAAGGTTGCATATCCAGGAAAATCACTTATTGTCCATAATAATGCGACATgcaattgaaaattttgtttagttGATGCATCATATGTTTGCACTCCTGTCTCCCACAAATCCTTTAAATCTGCAATAAGAGGTTGCAAGTAGACGTCGATGTTATTTCCTGGAGCAAATGAGCCGGGTATCAATAATGACAACATAAAGTATGGTtgcttcatacacatccatggtggAAGATTATATGGCATTAAAATGATCGGCCATGTACTATGTGCCACACTCATATTTTTGAATGGATTAAATCCATCTGATGCTAAACCAAGCCTTATGTTCCTAGGATCCTTTGCAAATTTTGAGTGTTTATGATCAAATGTTTGCCAAGCCGGAGAGTCAGCTGGATGTCGCATGTAGTCATCCTTTGTGCGAGATTCAGAATGTCATCTCATATGGGATGCTGTTTTGGATGACATGAACAACCGTTGCAATCTAGGCTTTATTGGAAAATACCATAAAACCTTACGTGAAATTTTTCTCTTTTCACCGGTTGAATCATTTTCGGATGTTTCCCATCTGAGCTCACTACATGTTTCACATTGAATTCTTTCTTTATCCAATCTCCAGTACAAAGTgcaatcattaggacaagcatCAATCTTTTCATAACCAAGTCCTATTTGCTTCATCAATTTCTCTGCTTCATAGTATGACTTAGGCAAATCATCCATTGCATTAGGAAATGCTTCTCTCAACAAATCTAAAAGCATATCAAAAATCTTATTATTAATTTTGCCTAGACACTTTAAGTGAAGCAAGCAAATCATGAATGCAAGTTTTGAGAATTTCTTGCATCCTGGATATAATTCTTTTtgtgaatcatcaattaatttatagaatttctCAGCCTCTCCCGTTGGAATCtcattatcattttcaaattctgaTGTGCTAATTATATTATCATTGTCTGAGATCCCAAATGCCTCATAAACTAAACCTTGCATATCATCTGCATAATTTTTAGATGGAACAGAAGCAGAGTTTGTAGATGTACTATATGATATCTCTCCATGAGCTACCCAATGAGTATAAcctttgataaatccatcaaccgtCAAATGATCAAAGGCAACCTCTCTGGAAACAAATATACCAATCTTACACCGTATACATGGACATAAAATCATTCCATTTATATTTGCATtagaaaatgcaaaatgtaagaaACTTTGAACACCATTTCTATACTCCTCAGTTTGTCTTGGTAAAAACATCCAACTCTTATCCATAATGATcctaaaaaaaacttattaaaattaatttaacattatGATAtattgttaaattttaaaatgcatGTATACTAAATTTAACACTTATAAATAAAGAACTGTATCACAAATAAAATTCACAAGTTAGAGAACTCAAGATATAGATAAATCTTTATAACACAAGGACTCAAGAGGCTACAACATAACAATCTATAGCATCTGCATAATTTATCTCAGCTAATAAAAATCAACAGTACAAAAAAATAACTCAATATGGtatctttttttttatcatgTCCTAGGTGCAAATTGCTAGATATCTAATGTGGaataaaattattcatttttCTTGGCTCTTAAACACATGCAACCATGCTTGGCTGTACATAGTTTGTGAAATACATAATCAAAGTTTTTAGGACAAAAGGATAAGGTATTGCATGAGAGGATCTCATTTCTACAACTCTCGAGTTGTTAAGTCAAATATAAGTGCAAACATAGCAATCAACAATCTATACTAAGGCTTCAAATCTCCTGCTCTACAAGGTGGATCGATCAATGTCATTTAGGCTTCTCTTAATTCTTTTCATTCTATTTTAGGTACTTTGCTCCAATCCATTACTGTGTGTGCTGGAATTCTGATGTGCTGGAATTGTCACCGTGCTGAGTAAAGCTGCTGTCCGTGTGAAGCTGAGTTTGGAATTGCTGTCCGGTTTTGATGTGTTCTTAATATGCTGGAATTGTCACCGTGCTGGATTTGCTTGAAGCTGCTATCTGTTTGATGAAGGCAAGATGGAGCTGGCCGTGATGTTGGTGAGGTGTAAGTGTGAACACAAATCCGCATGTTGGAATTGTGTTTGCACCTTGGTTATTTTACTATGATGATGGTTGGTATCTTGCATGCTCTCATGTTGCATGCAAGTGAGTGTGGACTTTTACCTCAACTGTTGCGAATCAACTCCCATGATTTTGTAAGTTTTGACGATTAGGATGAGTAGAAAACTTACTTAGTAGAAGTCTGTGTGTGCTGGAATTCTGATGTGCTGGAATTGTCACCGTGCTGAGTAAAGCTGCTGTCCGTGTGAAGCTGAGTTTGGAATTGCTGTCCGGTTTTGATGTGTTCTTAATATGCTGGAATTGTCACCGTGCTGGATTTGCTTGAAGCTGCTATCTGTTTGATGAAGGCAAGATGGAGCTGGCCGTGATGTTGGTGAGGTGTAAGTGTGAACACAAATCCGCATGTTGGAATTGTGTTTGCACCTTGGTTATTTTACTATGATGATGGTTGGTATCTTGCATGCTCTCATGTTGCATGCAAGTGAGTGTGGACTTTTACCTCAACTGTTGCGAATCAACTCCCATGATTTTGTAAGTTTTGACGATTAGGATGAGTAGAAAACTTACTTAGTAGAAGTCTCCAACTCAGTCATAATAATAAGGTAATTTCATAGAACCAACACCTCTATATTATATTGAGAATAAACATGAGATGTAGAGGTGACCAAGTTCAAGAAATTAAGAATCTCTAAAAATCTCACAAGATCAAACATTTGTACGCTTCTTGTGTAAAACAACTAAATTATGATTACAACTACAAGGGATATAACCAGTCCATGGCTCTATTGTCGAACCTTTCAAAGGATGTCTTTAAGCTAGTTATGTTTTGTGCAAAGCACAAGATATAAGGGTGAATTTGCTAATGAAGTACCTTTAGGTGATGAGCAAGGTCATAGCTGACATCATTAGCCAAGTGGAGCAAACTAAAGAATCCCTAGATCTCATAACACTCACTAAGATTAAAACGTTACATAAGAAAGAAACCTATCCatcaaaattcaaagaaaaaagaCCAAACACATATACAAGTGAAGCTTGTTAGATAAGGACTGAAACTTAAAACTATTATTATATATACCTATTTGATTCGATTAGGTAGAAAGGAGCAAGGTGACTATTAAATTCTTCCAATCCACAacctaaaaaaaaatgaaattagcaagaAATTAGTTAGGAGCATATACAATGCAAAACTTCCAATCcacaacattaaaaaaaaaattacaaatcaTGGTGAGATCCGCGGATTAGGGAGCAGCGACGACAAGAATGAGTTTGGGAGGAGAAAGGCAGAATCATAGCGTGTATGCAGTGCTGTGGAGGAATCATGGTGGAGGCCGGCGGCGGCACAGGTATGCGTGAGCGTGGGTGAAGATCCCAGCGACAGTGAGAGCAGATTAGGGAGAGGAGCGGCAACGAACGAGAGCAGAGGGAGGAGAAAGGGAGAGGAGCGCCGCTGAGAGAAGATTAGGGAGGAGCACGGAGAAAAGCAGCGATGACGAGAGCAGCTAACGGAAGAGAaagggagaggatcggagcggcgCTTAGGGTGGGGGAGCGGCGAGCGAGTACAGAGAAAGAAAATCGTGATTTTTGTGATGAGGGAAAGGGCCGGGTTAGCGTTAGGgcagggaaaaaaaacaaaaaaatttaattattaagtgATTATTAGGTTACTAATTTGGTGACATTTGGTGAAATATGTCACTATATATTATCtaatatgatatttttatatttaaaataatcttttttgataaatgtcattaaaaaatatttatagtgACATTTAAATTTAAATGTCATAAAGAAAATGTCGTAATAGGCTATATTTCTAGTAGTGgttactttcgttggcggacgacctgAGTCATTCCTATactacattagcgtaggaggggtttgatacttcattgtttgatacccaattcgcgacaaaattgggtGGTAATCAAATTGGCGTCATTGTCGGGGAACAAGTAGCGGTGTttggtaatcttaggattgttttttctattttctctcttttcttgtttctatttttttgtggttacaaaaattcaaaaatattgttaggggcttaattatttcatctcttgtatgcatgtgtgcTACCTTGTCTATTTTCTTGTGTCTTTTGATggtatttgcatgagtgtttcaggaaagaccAGGAAATCTCTTGTGTGTTATTAGTAGTTTTAGTGTGTTCAGAATCTCATATTTGATGAGCAACATGGAGAAGGACATTGAAAAAACTCTCAGAGAGCTTTGGGCACCAAATTTGTCAGTTGATTCATTTTGCATCAAATATTTTGATTTAGAGGCAGACTTCGAGTTATGAAAAATTGTAAATctattaccgaagtttcatggactttctggtgaagatcccaacagacatctacatgatttggagatggtttgttcttcatggaacccacttggcatatcagaagaagatgttagacttagagcatttctATTTTCAATAGCAGATTCAGCAAAAGGTTGGTTGTATTGTCTCCCACCCAACTCTATCACCAACTGGATCGAGATGAAAAAATTATTTCTGGCAAGGTTCTTTCTTGCTTCTAGGATTGCAGctattcggaggagtatttgtggaatccaacaattcacaAGAGAACCATTTCAAGAttattgggatagatttaaaagacttgttgctagttgccctcagcaccaaataagcgatcaactactgattatgtacttctatgagggattgtgtcccatggacaggagtatggttgatgcagctagtggaggggctctagtgaataagacatctactcaggccagagaacttatcgagattatgACTGTAAATTATCAGCAGTATGGGACTAGACCAGTGATTGCTAAAGAGGTTCATTCCTTTGCCAGTGTACTCCCTACTAGAATCCAGTATTACCAGCCTGATCCTCAGTATTATCAGACTCATCAGCAGGACATGTATAATTTAATTGAAGGATTCAGGTATGGGAACACACAACAAGGGAATTCTGATTGGTCCCGACATTACCAGCCTTACTTTCAGGACCATCAGCTTGAGCAGCATTTTAGGGAGCAATTACGACAATTTTTGCAACATCAAGAAACTCAATTTCAGCCAAGGACATATTCATCGACACAGTTACAGTTGCATTCAGATCAACCTACTGCATCAATtcctgaggagatggattgtagagtttgtgatattcctgacttTTATTCTGCTTCTTTGCATGATTCTTCTAGCTTTTTACattgtgatgttgtagttgatcttgataattttgttgttgatgatattgttgttcAAGATAGTCTTGATGTTGCAGTTATAGgagatgatgatggaagtgtatgggagacccaagaatcgcttccgatgtaacggccacccttcttactactattctgagggtgaccgctactggtTCTACTAACTACACATAACTAGTACTAGCTACTTAACACTAGAAATGCTTtaaactatttgttaaaaaacATATCACGTATCAAAATGCTTTAACCTGTTCTGATATTAttacttatttaaacatgcaaataagTATAACAACCAGCAAGTGTAACATATAGACAAGGAAACTTATCTCTACTGTTTTCAACTTCCTTTATTAACTTGCATTCATGAAATCCTACCTAACATTCCTTGTTACAAGATGTAGTTATTCATTCTTCAACCAAACAGGAATAAAAGGGAAGTTAATTAAAACTACTGCTAATTCATTTCAACAAATCCGAACATCACATGATTTTCTTCCATAAAACAAAAACCGCTACAGTACTTCCAAACCGAACCAACTCAAACAATGAATTAGCTTATTTGCAATGGTTTAAAGCATAATTATATAATGATGAAGGCATGCTACGGTTTAGCTATACAGACATGCGATTTACCTTAACTGAAGTGGTTTACTGCAATTATAAATCAAGCAGTACTAAGAAACGTTTCAGCAATACTAAATCCAGACAGTCCGGCGGTAAGGAAGGAAACATTCTAGCCATAACAAATAGACATCCAATCATAACCAGATGTATTAGCATGTTTCCATAACAGCATTTAAAACTTGTATGCATGTGTATACCTTTGCATAATTCGGTCATGGCTGTTCTTACTAATATTGCATGCATAACAATGCATCAACAGCCAAAACTTTAACCATTCataaggaaacattaaaccaAGCTAATGTGAAACTTTAGCCTAAACCAATATACGAGTTGCCAATTCCAGCAGAATCAATTTAGCATAATATCAACATGAATAAAGGTAGCCAATTCCAGCAGAATCGAAAGCTATTAGTCCAGCAACCAAAAATAGACTAATTTCACAATTTATGGCACTAATTAGAGTATTAAACAGATTATGGAACATGTAAGAAGGAATCAAACTAACAGGGGCAATTGGAAGGTACAAAATCAAATCTGTATCTGCTTAAGGAAATTGAACTAATCTGCACTTACTAATAGAAAAAGTATGACTAAATTATATCCAGCAATTAAAAGAAAACTTCTATTCAACTCTTATCAGATTCTTaacaaaaattcatttaaatcctctagcaaggtcccaagcttccatatcagccaccacacacaccatcgacgtctccttgtcgccttccttcatatcactttagcttttcctttacttttatctatatctgcggtaggaggtaaaaaaaatagtatctataagctaaaagcttagtaagtgctttctactcacaaaatccgataaggaatgcataaacataactgaaagcagggagtacatgctcaacatgaaaatagcagatagaactacatcacatgaaaatagcagatagaactacatcatgcatctctaaaggaaacaacaatttaacttgctagaaatTTGCAACTtaaataaaagaacttgttctgtttgtttccaaattaatatttttatactttaaaataatattcaactttacttgggcccggcattgtaccactttgtgcgcctttcttaatgagaattgaggtagctaatcccaaaaccattaagacacttctagaccttatgtctaggggcaacttggagcccatcccttggaccttgtgtccggtacatgcccttttaaaagtaaaatacttttctttatatccttctttaaatacttcttctaaataaatgccttggcatttatttaagcacttagtgtgccttgGTTCTAAATTCTGAACCTTAGGATCAGATTGTATCTTAGTATTGCTTTtcttgtacttctctcatttattcagcaaacaagagattttaaactacatggcactgatatatatatctgtatatattcaaaacaaaactcaacagtaCTTAAAAGACTACATGGTCATATGAAATATGTTTGGTCAGGTCCACGGCAGCAAACAGATTCCAAATAGCAAACTTGTAAAACCAATTTATTCTTGAATCTTAACAATTCTTTGATCATGCCATGTCTTGAAGGAAACATAACTACTTAGatatgcttgaaatgtaaggtaaatacatttaGATAAGCATGCTGTAACAAATCAAGAAGACACTTAAAAAAATCTGTCCGTGATCTAAAAACAGCAAAAGAACTTGAACCAAAGCCCAAACCGAAATGCTAGCAAAGGTTGAAATCTGGACAATAGGCTAGAATGAAgggctgctcttgttcattacacaacaacaagaaaatgCGAACAAAAACcccaaaagctactcctaccgcaggtgagaagcacttacatcgggttcttgaacttacaaccgaagagaaatgccctagggtttcggtaGAGCTTCGTTTCTCCCTTCTCCTTGTGTTCCCCGAGCTTTCCTTGCCGGAAAGGTCACCCACGgttggagaccggccggaaaaaccccTCGCCGGCGTCGGGaggaggaaccctagccttggctgcggtttcgcccgagaggagaacagCGCCGTCGAGAGAGAAAAAGAGgggaaaaggattttttttagggctcgggaagaaatttacctccttaaataacctgggttattttggttccatctattacttaaatatatttgttcccccacttagttaacaaaacgagctcaactcggttggttgggccgcttactgcttgggcccgagaagctgggttcgaatcccagctcttgcactttggtttttattttattttattttattttattttttaaaactttctccactcggtaaaaataccaaacggactccaaaatttacataaaaatactctaaaaatttctaaaaatctctagaatattttaaaagcatttccaaatatttttaaggatattcagaactcaaaataaggaaaattgggtcgttacaattccccataccttataaaaagttcgtcctcaaacttagaatagttctggatatttctgtctcatactatcctcccgctcccaagtgacttcctcgtgttcctggttctgccagacgaccttcactagtggtacttctttgcttcttagtctcttgactgctctgtccactatccgtgtaggtctactctcaaaactaagatcctcttggatctgcactgactgaggctcaatcacttggctagggtcatggagacacttctttaacatggagacatgaaacacattgtgtattgctgacatgtcttgtggtaattccagcttataagctaccttaccaatcctttctgaaatcagataaggtcctacatagcgaggacttaatttgcccttcttgccaaatctcatcactcccttcataggagcaaccttgagaaagactgaatctcctacatggaattccagtggcctacggcgtgtgtcagcataactcttctgtctgctttgggcaatctcaattctttgtctgatcttctggatggcCTGactggtctcatctatcagctctgtctgaatgcccagctctgcttccatttcttttctttcacctgcttcttgccagcatataggtgatctgcactttctaccatacaatgcttcatatggtgccatcctgatggtggcttggtagctattgttgtaggcaaactcagctaagcacagatacttgcaccaactacctttaaaatctaatgcacaagccctaagcatatcttctagaatctgatttactcgctctgtctgtccatcagtctgaggatggaaggctgtgctgaacttgagtttggtgcctagtgcagtctgaacacactcccaaaagtgagaggtgaaacgcccatctctatcagaaataatagatttaggaactccgtgaagtctgatcacctctttaacatacagctgtgctaactgctctatagagtgagacactttgatggctagaaaatgagcagacttggtcaatctgtccaccatcacccatattgcatcatatccattcgtagttcttgggagacctgttataaagtccatggatatgtcttcccacttccaatCTGGTATTGAGAGAGGTTGTAGcatccctcctggtctctggtgttctgctttgactctctggcatgtcagacaggtactgacatatttagcgacatctcttttgagtccagaccaccagaatctccgTTTCATGTCTTGATACATCttagtagaaccaggatgcatagagtacggtgtactgtgagcttcttctaaaattttctttctcagctcttcatcattgggaacacaaaggcgattcccctgataaagaattccactgtctgatactcgaaattctgaatttccttcctcttgtatcccttgcttgatcttttggatatctggatcttcactttgctttttctgtatatcctcaagtagggttgactctaaggtcaatgcagaaagttgcccataaataatttcaagtccgaaatctgacaactccttctgtagtggcaggactaatgatgataaggacatcaaggatgcactggactttctgcttagtgcatctgccactttattagctttacctgggtggtagaggatttcacagtcataatctttgaccaactctagccacctgcgctgtctcatgtttaagtccttctgagtgaagaagtacttaagactctgatggtctgtgaagattctgcactggactccatacaagtagtgtcgccagagtttcagtgcaaagactacagctgccagctctagatcatgagtgggatagttcttctcataatccttgagttgtctggaagcata from Zingiber officinale cultivar Zhangliang chromosome 5B, Zo_v1.1, whole genome shotgun sequence encodes the following:
- the LOC121986603 gene encoding uncharacterized protein LOC121986603; the protein is MICCGLEEFNSHLAPFYLIESNRIIMDKSWMFLPRQTEEYRNGVQSFLHFAFSNANINGMILCPCIRCKIGIFVSREVAFDHLTVDGFIKGYTHWVAHGEISYSTSTNSASVPSKNYADDMQGLVYEAFGISDNDNIISTSEFENDNEIPTGEAEKFYKLIDDSQKELYPGCKKFSKLAFMICLLHLKCLGKINNKIFDMLLDLLREAFPNAMDDLPKSYYEAEKLMKQIGLGYEKIDACPNDCTLYWRLDKERIQCETCSELRWETSENDSTGEKRKISRKVLWYFPIKPRLQRLFMSSKTASHMR